In Strigops habroptila isolate Jane chromosome 6, bStrHab1.2.pri, whole genome shotgun sequence, a single genomic region encodes these proteins:
- the TENT5A gene encoding terminal nucleotidyltransferase 5A: protein MADDEKAGGSPGGSYAGGCESAHCNVLSWEQVQRLDRILSETIPIHGRGNFPTLAMQPRQIVKVVRSRLEEKGIGLRDVRLNGSAASHVLHQDSGLGYKDLDLIFCADLKGEAEFQTVKDVVLDCLLDFLPEGVNKEKITPLTLKEAYVQKMVKVCNDSDRWSLISLSNNSGKNVELKFVDSLRRQFEFSVDSFQIKLDSLLLFYECSENPMTETFHPTIIGESVYGCFQEAFDHLCNKIIATRNPEEIRGGGLLKYCNLLVRGFRAASESEIKSLQRYMCSRFFIDFSDIGEQQRKLESYLQNHFVGLEDRKYDYLMTLHGVVNESTVCLMGHERRQTLNLITMLAIRVLAEQNIIPNVANVTCYYQPAPYVADANFSNYYIAQVQTVFPCQQHTYSTWLPCN, encoded by the exons ATGGCAGACGATGAGAAGGCCGGCGGCAGCCCCGGCGGGAGTTACGCGGGCGGCTGCGAGAGCGCGCACTGCAACGTGCTGAGCTGGGAGCAAGTGCAGCGGTTGGACCGCATCCTCAGCGAAACCATCCCCATCCACGGCCGCGGCAACTTCCCCACGCTGGCCATGCAGCCCCGCCAGATCGTCAAGGTGGTGCGGAGCCggctggaggagaagggcaTCGGCCTGCGGGACGTGCGGCTCAACGGCTCGGCCGCCAGCCATGTCCTCCACCAGGACAGCGGCCTGGGCTACAAGGACTTGGACCTCATCTTCTGCGCTGACCTCAAAGGGGAAGCCGAGTTTCAGACTGTGAAGGACGTGGTCTTGGACTGCCTCTTGGATTTCTTGCCCGAGGGGGTGAACAAGGAGAAGATCACGCCGCTCACCCTCAAG GAGGCTTATGTGCAGAAAATGGTAAAAGTATGCAATGATTCAGACCGATGGAGTCTCATCTCCCTGTCCAACAACAGTGGCAAAAATGTGGAGCTGAAATTTGTGGACTCTCTGAGGCGGCAGTTTGAATTCAGTGTCGATTCCTTTCAAATCAAGCTGGActccctgctgcttttttatgAGTGCTCAGAGAATCCGATGACTGAAACATTTCACCCGACTATCATTGGTGAGAGCGTCTATGGGTGTTTCCAGGAAGCCTTTGATCACCTCTGCAACAAAATAATTGCCACCAGAAACCCAGAAGAAATTAGAGGAGGTGGTCTTCTGAAGTACTGCAACCTTTTGGTAAGGGGCTTTAGGGCTGCCTCCGAGTCCGAGATTAAGTCCCTGCAGAGATACATGTGTTCAAGGTTTTTCATTGACTTCTCAGACATTggagaacagcagagaaagctggAGTCCTACTTGCAGAACCACTTTGTGGGATTAGAGGACCGCAAGTATGACTATCTCATGACCCTTCACGGTGTGGTGAATGAGAGCACAGTGTGCCTGATGGGACATGAGAGGAGACAGACTCTGAATCTGATCACCATGCTGGCCATCCGGGTCCTAGCCGAGCAAAATATCATCCCCAATGTGGCCAATGTCACCTGCTATTACCAGCCAGCCCCATACGTAGCAGATGCCAACTTCAGCAATTACTATATTGCCCAGGTTCAGACGGTGTTCCCTTGCCAGCAGCACACATACTCTACTTGGCTGCCCTGTAATTAA